Sequence from the Entelurus aequoreus isolate RoL-2023_Sb linkage group LG28, RoL_Eaeq_v1.1, whole genome shotgun sequence genome:
tttaaaaaattattgaataaaaattaaagtaaaacaatatacaaacagttacatagaaacgagtaattaatgaaaatttgtaaaattaactgttaagggttagtactattagtggactagcagcacgcacaatcatgtgtgcttacggactgtatcccttgcagactgtattgatatatattgatatataatgtaggaaccagaatattaataacagaaagaaacaacccttttgtgtgaatgagtgtgaatgggggagggaggtttttttgggttagtgcactaattgtaagtgtatcttgtgttttttatgttgatttaataaaaaataaaaaataaaaatattatcggacatctctactcacaataTAGCCACATTATATTTTtacctgtattttttttaattatgaaaaTGATTATGTTCATAATGCACATTTCATttcaaataaataacataaaataaatccAAAATTGTATTAGAATTTACACTATTCATGGTGACATTTTTGGTGCCACTTTACCACGTTgattttatgttttaaatttaattattcattatgAAAGGGGGAAAACAATAAAgacattattacaattattacaaAAGTTACagcaatatgtaaaaatatgttctATATTTACTTTCTTCCTTCACTATAAAAGCAATGAAGCATTATTTCCTGTTCGACTACGTTgaacaaaataaaagttttttagaAAAGTAGCTCACAATATAACCACATGATATTtttatctgtatttttttattattaaaatgatTATATTATAATGCACATTTAATTTCAAATAACATAAAATGAAATACATCCAAAATTGTATTACAATTTACACTTTTCATGGTGACATATTTGGTGCCACTTTACCACGTTGAttttatgttttaaatgtaattattcaTTATGAAAGGGGGAAAACAATAAAGACATTATTAAAATTAGTACAAAAGTTACagcaatatgtacaaatatgttttatatttactttcggccttcacaataaaagcactatGCATTATTTCCTGTTCAACTACATTGAACAAAATAAGGGTCTCAGAAAAGTAGCGGACGTTGCAATTTAATCCACACGATTaggtcattttattttttgtgagATGAAAGTTTAACATGAAGAACGAGGCGATAGACAATTGTTTTTGTTCGTCACAAAGAGCGAGACAAACAACAGATTTTTGGCTTTTACAATACAAGCAATGAAGCATTATTTCCTGTTCCACTACGttgaacaaaataaaggtttttaGAAAAGTAGCTCACAATATAGCCACATTGTATTTTTATCTGTATTTTTTTAGTATTAAAATGATTGTTCATATTGCACAtttaatttcaaataaataacataaaattaaaaaaatccaaaactgTATTATAATTTACACTTTTAGTGGTGACATTATTCAACTACATTGAACAAAATACGGGTCTCAGAAAAGTATCTTACGTTACAATTTAATCCACAAGATTAGGTCAttgtattttttatctttattttttgttcgattaaaattgtatttatacagcacattttaAACCCAAAGTTatttcattatttatactttttatgttaacatttttagtGCTGCATTTACACAGtgattttgttttaaatgtaattattcaTTATGACTGACTTCATGTTAGGCCAGCAGCCCATATGAAAgggaaaaaataaacaataagacattattaaaattattacagAAGTAACCGCGATATGTACGAACTATTTTTTATACTTACTTCcgaccttcacaataaaagcacaacGCATTATTTCCTGTTAGACTACGTTGAACAAAATAACGGCCTCAGATTTCTAGTTCACAATTATATTATATCCAAATGATtggattattgtatttttttatacttatgtttttgtttgattcAATTTGTATTATTAAAGCACATTTTAAACCCAACATTTTTTCActatttatactttttatgtcAACATTTAACACATTGATTTTACGTTttgaatttaattattcattatgATTGACTTCATGTTACACCAGCAGACCATATGAAagggaaaaaagaaagaaacaataaGACATTCTTAAAATTGTCACCAAAGTAATAACAATATCTACAATTAGTATACACATACACCAATGTTTAATATTTACTTCCGGCCTTTAAAATAAAAGTACTACACATTTTTTCCTGTTCGACGATATCAATCAgaatatacaaacaaaataatttaaatctaAAGTTGTTTAACTATTTGCACCTTTTTATGTGCCACATTAACACAATTGTTTAATGTTTTAAATTGTAATATTCTTTGTAATTGACTTTATTTTAGGCCAGCAAACCATATGGAATAAAACAATAAGACAACATTAAAATATTACAAAGGTAacagcaacatgtacaaacagtatACACATGCACCAATGTTGTATATTAtagtaaaaaaatatgtacatatctgcatataaatgtatgtaataGACGCACATACAAACCAATacaaatagtttgacaaaaaaaaaatacaataaccaTCGCAGTAAGTATACTTTTATTGACATTATGACTCATTttgataaataatgtaaataatgtaccaATGCAAATCACAAAATATTATCATTAAATGGAGTCATTTACTTGAATCAATCACTGACATCCTAAATGGCGCAACATCAATACCACTGATTGTAGTTTGCAGCTGAGTAACGTTCTTTTGGACAAAACCTGTGTCTGCGTCACAGCGTAATTGCCGAGCAGCAAGATGTATGAAATGTCATTTTCAGCGACAACATCCCAGACGAGAACACACGCTGATACATCTCATGGTCTCGTCTGACGCCCATTAGTGACCTTCCACTGTGACAGAAGCCCCTGAGCTTTTCTCAAGCCTTGGAAGACATTTTGGGATTTTTCCATTTGTACAATTCCACAtgatttttcaatcaatcaatcaaagtttatttatatagtccttaatcacaagttTCCACGCTGGCATGTAAAAATCTGACAATGTAAAAGTTGGTGGCGTGAGGAAAATTGGCAATATTTAAAGGTATAATGTAAAACAGTATTATAATGATTCAATGGAACCTCAAAATCAGTTCCATGCCACTGGTTGACTCcctacactttttaaaaaatgattcaaaatgACTCTTCTCTGAGctggagtttgcgtgtcccaatgatccttggAGCTATGTTGCCCAGgggattctatgccccctggtagggtctcccaagacaaacaggcccCCTTCTGGAGCCGGGCCCAAAGGTGGTTCTCATGGGGCCGGCCCGAAGAGGCactgtgggtcccccctccaatgggctcaccatagAGaagcatagaggtcgggtgcagtgtgagctgggaggCAGGGCACttagcggtccgatcctcggctacagaagctagctcttgggacgtgagacgtcacctcgctgggggggaggaGCCTGAGCTGATGCGCAAAGTGGAGAACTTCGACGCAcaacaagggctctggaaccagtgctctcgagaggggctggactctcttccactctggcgttgcaagcagccAGAGGCAACGAGctagggtggcaattcttgttgcccccaggCTGAGAGTCTGTAGCTTCCCTCCccctctcgaaaaactagtcattttcagccgtacaaaccaggccaaaaccaacttgtcatctgtcaccaacacgcataccactaaaccactggtgcgtttatggccacacaaaacgtcggacaactcaaacaccacacaaagttacactatgactcctcagtcatacgtgtgattattttactgtcatttattattaatgttaatttatttatattaatcatggaatgctgttactagagaaagttacaggaatgcacacttcatcctatgcttacatttcattgtgcaacatgaggatgtttaaggggaactaaatgtgatctctgaaaggggtacaaatgatttccaaagcagtgctttcggtataaagttaagttaggttaaaagaaagtattattattattattatttatcttacggtatatatcaaaaataatattgagcaaaatttaattgaaatattgtcgatgtggccctccagcagtgctcgggttgctcatgcggcccccggtaaaaattaattgcccacccctgtcctgAACCCTAAATCTACATTCTTGTGGGATTCTCAATTTCCTGGGGGCACTCTCACAGCGCCTTGGACATGTGCACTTTGACCTTAGTAGAAGAATGCTTTAAAatgattctgtgaccaaatacaaaacaCATGCCACTTCCAATCATATCAGAAAATTCTACCTGATATAATTAACCACACGCTGCAAAAGAATAAACATTTTCTTGTGTCAGTGCGTCGTATGAAAGTTGTTTTATAAGACGAGTGGGAGATGGATGACCCCACAGGTGGGTCAGCGACGGGAAAATGACGCAGAAACTTGGCACAAACAAAGTCCGGCGTGAGCGATGATGCTTTCGAGGCGGCGGCGTACATAAAGCGCCACATCCTGCGCGGACAGCCGCTCATTATTACGGCGGGAGGGCAAACATTTGTCAGGCGTCCCTGAGCAAGCACAGATAGGCCTCAGCTGACTTGACCGCCTCCTCTAAATGGCGGCCGTGACGCCCGAGCCATTAAACGGCCGACgctggctgtgatgataatgtattGATCGGATTGTGATGGATGGCGGGCGCGCGGGCTTATAAGCGGACATCTCTGCCGAGGAGGGGGCAACACAGGTCCGCCTCTAGAGAAAGAGACTGCCGCCATGCCGTCGCTCGCCGTGGTCCACCTCGTCGCTGTCATCTGTTCCGCAAGATGGACGCATGCGCTACCTCTCTACCCCGAGTCCGACATGGAGACGCAGCCGGGTATGAACGCATCTTTACATTTTTATTCTCATACTTTCTCAAAAAGATGTGACTTTTATGGTATTTTTCCCACATCTGAAACCTCATGCTCATGCTAACTTTGCTAGCCTCACTATATTCACCCTCCGAAAGTCTTATCTtctgtaaaaataacaacaaaacttACTTCAATTACTACAAacacaatttatttatattatatttactacaatttatccaaaaatatcccagattacccagaattcccggttctcTGGGTCATTTTGtcctttgaaaatgaatgggccatttttccaacgtgtacatttcccacatttcttaaccgattcgaaccacccacacactccactcaccttggacaattaaactaccattttacaagtttaaaaaaattccaggaattcccggaagGTTTTTCAAAGCCATATTTTCACCTCCTCATGGAAAGTTATCACAGTTCACATTTTTTCAACCCTTTttcaacattcctcttagttgggacaacaaatgctccggtttttcatacaaattcccggttttcccgaaattccattgtTTCCGAAATACCAATTTGAATTTAaattgttactacgtcaacatttttcaaccattgcgaaaaattccaacaccaacccattcatattatctaggacaattgtagtattatttatatatttttttattccagtttttcccgaaaatcccagatttctaggaaatttccattcaaatgaatggatatATTCATAGTTCTAATTTACCTGAAATTCTCAAAATTGTTTGcattttttaaacccgattctgaCCTTCCAACCATCCACTCACACTACTCTTCACATGTGTCaaaggcaaaacatgttttccctttccccaaattcctggttttcccagaatttccagtaattttctcccctttgacaatgaatgggaaaaataaaatcgactccatatcccacatttctcatccgatttgaatcgTTCcaacatcctggacattcaagccagcatgtttctcggttccaaaaattccctgattaccttgaattaccaggaatttccccccatgaaaatgaatgggaaatatacaatcaactacatatcccacatttctcaaccgattcgaaccgttccaacatccacacactccgctcactctggacattcaagcatcTCAGTTTCGCTCACGCGTATCGGGGTCTTGCGCTCATAGGGCATTCACACGCAGTTCCTACCTGAATTGCAAATTCTAGTCTATCCCTTACTTTTTTGTCAAATTCTACACGTTATATTTCACTATTGTTCTATTTTCTTTtgttggggtctttttttttctttttattgatCATGTGTACATATTCAATTATTTAATGCAATggctatataaaaaaacacattaatttAGTAACATCTCTTAATCATTTTTGTTTCTAAATAGACAATTATTTGTcagcatgtttttgtttttcatataaaatttttACTCATTAAAAAAATGGCATTTTCCACTTAAATATGAACACTGAATTTGTCATCTTTCTCTAGattttaacctacttacagtttacaaccttgtcatatGAAATGAAATCATGGGTTAACCATAATGATAAATAAAGATTGTTATTGATTTAACTCATAAAGAAGATATtcataaaaaactaataaaaaatacatttacatataattatCTTGTGCTGAAATTAActacattaataatgaatatgtttcttaactaaactgtcaagtgcaaatgaaaatacagcttcaccactttagtcaaaatgtttgcGCTTAAGAAAATTCTCGATGACGTTAGCTCcaggcttcttctgtttgtttgatattgtcatcactgctacaagtggtggaaaagtgtattacaactgagtacgacTGCGGCCCCCAGTTGAGAAACAGAAAGTTGTTGGTCCTGGGTTAgaacacactttaaaaaaaaaaaaaaaaaattagtagtAGGATTAATACatattatttttgaaagaaaacatTTATCGTgtgaataattaaataaataaaaaaaattctcattctaccaattttttttttaacaatatctGTATTCTTTTTCACATGTATTTTCCTCTTCCAATAAAACTTTACAGGATAAAAACTCATTATAATAGTAATAAAGAGTCATTATTAATTGCAATAATACTTTAGactttcaaatacattttttgtgtatttttacatTATAAAAAATATGGACAATAtccactgtaaaaaataattatgtaaatattttggcttttttaatattcattttaATATTATTGTGAGCTGCTGTAAATAAACCCCAATTACAATAATGTAATTTGTCAATAGTTACACAAATGAGGCCTTATTCTATTCCATTCTAATATGAGGGAGTTTTCTACAGATTTCATTCATAAACTGGTGTCAGAAGATGCCTCTTACAACACAGAAGGGGTACAGAAGCAGGTGAATAATCTGTATCCGCTTCTGATGCAACACAACGGCCAAAGAGAATCTTGGAATAAAGGTAAAGCAAAATGCAAGAAACATGCGTCAAAACATCAGCAACAAAGCCAACATATAATAGGATAATATAAAGGTTGTGTTTTCTTGTTGAAGCGCCCAAGGAGTCAGCACAACAGGATAGCTATGCAAACATGGTGAGTGAGACCCTGCACTTACAAGAACAAAAGCTTTGTTTGCATAAATCCAtcatgggtttttttgttttttaaatacatatttgaagGTTGATGGCCTCCAAGAAGTGCTTTTGAAGCTGGCGGCGGCCGACAAACTTCGCTCTCAAGCGTTCCTCAGATCGGAGCAGGGTTTGCCCAAAACCAACAAAAGAGGTGAGAGAAAAGGTTGGTGCAAAAGTAATGGGTCTCCACAACCTTTGCTCTAAATCACAAGGAGTAGGTAATTATGTACTTTATatgcccccgcaaccccgaaagggacaagcggtagaaaatggatggattgatatggCGAGGAATCGTATTTGGTAACTTAAACAACAATAGAAATTGATGCCACAACTCATTAACAATTGATATATTTTttgactttgttttttttattttatttttttgtcaatgcttatttttataaaataaaaaagtcaattacatttttttttcaaattaaagtctaaaatgtatgaatttgccatGAAATAAACAAGCAATGAAAAGATTAATTGTAACTATTTTAGTTTGTCTTGGATTGTATTTAAAACTGCAAAAggcatttttaaatttgttttgtgTCCTGGCAAGCCAGTTAAACAGTTTAATAAAGCTAAAGAATCTAATTAATTATACAATAAACttatatttgtttacatatatatttcttgtatattttattttttatttttttagaaaaaagtttCATAAACCTTTTTAAGCAGAATttttacttatcgtgttaaactCTTcttaggtttttatttttattctgttattttctattttatttattactattattactgctattatatttttaaatgttatgttttattcatatactaatgtattattttttcattgactttaaaatatgttttatatgtatttatatgtatatttatatgtttatatatatttatttttattatttttttacgtgGCAttgagttattctccagtgtggacgcctGAAAGGTGGCGCTTCTCCTCAAACCTCAGTGCCataccatgttttgtttttgttattgtcaacagTGCTGTGTGATTTTTTGGGGTTTAAAGCACTTTTGTTGCCACTTGCCTATGTATTTATTTGCAGGATTTGCAtgaccattatatatatatttaattatatatgtatgtatgtatatatgtatgtatgtatgtacagtatgtatgtatgcatgcatgcatgcatatatatatatatatatatatatatatatatatatatatatatatatatatatatatatatatatatatatatatatatatatatatatatatatatatatatatatatatatataaattatatatatatgtatatatatatatatatataaattatatatgcatatatatatatatatatatatatatatatatatatatatataaattatatatgcatatatatatatatatatataaattatatatgcatatatatatatatatataaattatatatgcatatatatatatatatatatataaattatatatatatatatatatatataaattatatatgcatatatatatatatatatatatatatatatatatatatatatatatatatatataaattatatatgcatatatatatatgtatatatatataaattatatatgcatataatatatatatatatatatatatatatatatatataaattatatatgcatatatatatatatatatatataaattatatatgcatatatatatatatatatatatatatatataaattatatatgcatatatatatatatataaattatatatgcatatatatatatataaattatatatgcatatatatatatatatataaattatatatatatatatatatatatatatatatatataaaaaatttatatatatatatatatatatatatatatatatatatatatatatatatatatatatatatatatatatatatacacacatatatatcaggGTTGTGCCAAAACATATTTCGAtacgtttctaaataaaggggaccacagaaaatggcattattggctttatttgaacaaaaaccttacggcacattaaacatgtttattattgcaatcgaagaacaattttgtccttaaataaaatagtgaacctacaagacaacttgtcttttagtagtaagcaagcaaacaaaggctcctaatttagctgctgacatatgcagtaacatattgtgtcattttccattcttttattttgttaaaatgattaaggacaagtggtagaaaatgaattattaatccacttgttcatttactgttaatattcaacatgttgtatctgcacttctgttcaaatgtaataatcacttattcttctgttgtttggatactttacattaattttggatgataccacaaatttaggtattgatccgataccaagtcgtcgtcgtcggcggtcactcgaaacgagtatgactgtcctccgtagggaggacgcctgtgcgtggaatcttttaatgtggggagactggtgcacggtcagccaccacacagtccttggcattgagcgggccagggtccagtggcatggagaccaagacgactggggacccgtctttgctgcagccttcatccgccttcccagccgttgtggtgcattccgctgccgccatcttccgcctggtccaccgttgaggcggttttcactattcgcccatagctggggttatttacccatagctgggacaggggttgactgggcaccagggcatgtccacacaccggtgggcctgcatgccccgtctctggggccccctgctgctccgagatcccgtacaacttagcctggaaccgcgaggttccagttaccgtgtgtggccacgaggaggcatgtacgagtcttgacaatggagaggct
This genomic interval carries:
- the urp1 gene encoding urotensin-related peptide 1; translation: MPSLAVVHLVAVICSARWTHALPLYPESDMETQPAPKESAQQDSYANMVDGLQEVLLKLAAADKLRSQAFLRSEQGLPKTNKRACFWKYCVTN